CTGCTCGACGAGCCCTTCGGTGCGCTCGACGCCAAGGTGCGGAAAGAGCTGCGAAGGTGGCTGCGCTCGCTGCATCACGAGATCAACGTCACCTCGATCTTCGTCACCCACGACCAGGAGGAGGCGCTGGAAGTCGCCAACCGCGTCGTGGTGATGGACAAGGGGAAGATCGAGCAGATCGGCTCGCCGGACGACGTCTACGAGACGCCTGCGACCGCCTTCGTCCACGGCTTCATCGGTGAGTCCATCGAGCTGCCGGTCCAGGTCGACGGCGGCGTGATCAGGCTCGGCGACCGGCCGCTCGCCCTTGCCGCGGACGGGCTTGCGCCTGGCGCGTCAAAACTGTTCGTGCGGCGACATGACATGCTGGTCGGCCCGCCGGGCAGCGGCGCCTTCGAGGGCGCGGTTCAGCACGTCCGCAATTTCGGCCCGGTGCAGCGCGCCGAAGTCGCCCTGTCAGGCGGTGAAACCATCGAGATCGACGCCCCCCGCGACAAGGAACTCCGCGCCGGCGACACCATCGGCCTCGAGCCGAGGCGCTACCGGATATTTGCAGGCTAGAATTCCCCCGTCATTCCGGGGCGCGCGTCAGCGCGAACCCGGAATCTCGAGATTATAGAGGGAGATTCCGGGTTCAGTGCTGCGCACTGCCCCGGAATGACACCGGACAGATTTTCCTCAAAATTCACCTTTCAGCCACGGTTGGTATGCAACAACGGCCCCTCATTTGGGGGCCCCGATCCATGCGCGCTGCGGCCGCAATTCTCATCCTATTGCTTCTCGCCGGCTGCGCCGGCAATGAGGCGCCGGTCCAGCAGCCGTCGATGTATGCCGACATGGCCGTCCCCGGCGCCCAGCTCGACGCGCAGGCCGCCGCGATCATGATTTCGCAATACCGCCAGAACAACATGCTCGGCACGGTCGTGGTCGATTCCGATCTGATGCGGCTCGCCGAATCCCAGTCCCAGGCCATGGCTGCCGCCAACAAGATGGACCACGACGTTCGTGCTCCGCTGGCCAAACGGCTGACCGCCGGCGGCTACCCCGCGACCGTCGCGGTCGAGAACATCTCGGCCGGCTATCATACGCTGGCGGAAGCATTTTCCGGCTGGCGCGACTCGCCTCCGCACCGTGCCAACATGCTCAAGAACGGTGTCACAAAATTGGGCATAGCGGCGAGCTATGCTCCGGGCACCAAATACAAGGTGTTCTGGACCATGATCCTGGCTTCGACGGACCGATAAGCCAGACTTGATCCCGGGATGCATTGACGGGGTGGCGAAACTGTCGCCACGGTGGCTCGCCTTTTGCTATTGTTCCCGTATGACCGACCATAGCCCGGAATCCGCCAGCGTCCCCGCGAATGCGCAACGTGTCCTGGTACTCCAGGGCGGCGGCGCCCTCGGCTCGTACCAGGCCGGCGCCTATCAGGCGCTGTGCGGCTACGGTTTCGAGCCGGAATGGGTCGCCGGCATCTCGATCGGTGCCGTCAACGCCGCCATCATCGCCGGCAACGAGGGGCACACCCGCGTCAAGCGGCTGAAGGAATTCTGGGAGATGGTCTCCGCGCCGGTGCCGTGGAAACCGATCGGCAAGAGCGACCACAGCCGCGAGCTGTTCAACTCGACCAGCGCCGCTTTGATCGCGACCTTCGGCGTCCCCGGCTTCTTTGTCCCGCGCGTGCCGCCCGCGCCGCTCTGGCCGCCGGGCCATCGCGAAGCCGAAAGTTATTACGACACCGCGCCGCTGAAGAAGACGCTGGAGCGCCTGGTCGATTTCGA
The genomic region above belongs to Bradyrhizobium arachidis and contains:
- a CDS encoding sulfate/molybdate ABC transporter ATP-binding protein, which gives rise to MTIEVKNLVKKFGSFAALDGVDLRVDNGELLALLGPSGSGKTTLLRIIAGLDWPDSGEVSFNGEDALAQGARERHVGFVFQHYALFRHMSVFENVAFGLRVQLRAVRKDEATIRARVKELLDLVQLDWLADRYPSQLSGGQRQRIALARALAIEPRILLLDEPFGALDAKVRKELRRWLRSLHHEINVTSIFVTHDQEEALEVANRVVVMDKGKIEQIGSPDDVYETPATAFVHGFIGESIELPVQVDGGVIRLGDRPLALAADGLAPGASKLFVRRHDMLVGPPGSGAFEGAVQHVRNFGPVQRAEVALSGGETIEIDAPRDKELRAGDTIGLEPRRYRIFAG
- a CDS encoding CAP domain-containing protein, translated to MRAAAAILILLLLAGCAGNEAPVQQPSMYADMAVPGAQLDAQAAAIMISQYRQNNMLGTVVVDSDLMRLAESQSQAMAAANKMDHDVRAPLAKRLTAGGYPATVAVENISAGYHTLAEAFSGWRDSPPHRANMLKNGVTKLGIAASYAPGTKYKVFWTMILASTDR